The genomic DNA AAAAGAGAGTTAATTGATCAACAAGGGGCTTCGATAGACAAAATCCTGTATTCTTGAACAAGTTTTGTAGTGCTTCCTGCTTCTCCTTCATTCCTCTCTTGGATCTATCGGCTATCACAAGTGTGAAGGACATATGAAGAACCTTTCGTGCATCGTGTTTGAGATCCTCCAATAGCGCCTCCAATCTGTCTGATGCCATTTCTACGACTGAATCGTCATCTGCTGTATGGGTAGAACGGATTTCTCGATCGAAATTGGTGAAACGTCTTTTTAATTTTCGGACCTGACGGATGTTAGTCGTTTGATCTTTGAAGTGATAACGGATTTGGAACTCAACAGGGAAATCAATACTCTCGAGAATGTCCTGAATGAACCGATAATTCTCAACCGATACGGGCATTTCTGAAAACGGCATAAAACAGAGGTATTCGGTATGGTCCTCATGTTTGACCGTCATATGACCGTACTCGTTCTTAACGACTCCTTCGGTCAGGTTATATGACCCTTCCGGTGTATCGAAGCCATCGCTGGTTCGGTGGAACATGTAATAAATGAACCGGTTGATTTCCTTTTCGGTACACTTCTTGAAGTTCTTATGATAGGCGACCTTGTTGCTGAAGGATCGTTCCAGCTCCGCGTAATACTCGAAATCATCTTCAACATGTGTCTGAAACGTCATCAGTTTCGAAAGATCGTCCCGCACCCTTTTCGTGAACTTCTTCATAAAGTCCCCGACATCCACCATCACTTTGTTATCCATTTTGTTCAGATGGATTCCGATGTATAAATCGTATTCATGCAGGAACACTTCGTTTTCCAACGTTAAAGAAGCTCGATCAAAGTACACCCGTCCGATATCCGAGAATTCCCCTTTTACGATGTTATCGTTGATGACACTTGTAAAGGTCGGAAAGTCAAACTTTTTCGGGATGATCATGATGTGATAGTCGTATTCCGTGTGTGACAGAAAGGCTGCCGTCCGTTCAACATATCGCTGGAACTCAATTGCACTGTTCAGGCGAATATGTTCCTCATCCAGTTTGTAGAATGCCCAGACCTGTTTTCGTTTGTTGAAGATCATATTCTGATGTTTGAGCTCAATCGGGAACTCAAGCATAGCCTTCATTCATCTTCACCTGCTTTCATATGCGGTTCGAACACCATCTCTTTTCCCATTTGCTCACTTGCCACTTCAATGAAATGTTCATAAGAGGTCTCTTTGGTCCGATAAAACCGGACGCGACCCTTTAGAAACGGAATGAACTTTTTGTTGTCATATTGTAGGTTGAATACGACGAATGTAATGATCCCAGGTATAACAGTGATAAGGATCAGCCAGTTTTTTGCTACGAAGCCTAGGAGGTTATGGTCGCCCTGGACCCCGATCATCACAAAACCGATGACGAGAAGTATTGCCAATACGAAGGAAAAAATCATTTTTCTTACCTCCAGCCCATTCGCAAATTCAATGGAACCGATCCGGTAAATTTTAATCGGATATTTATACTCCGGGGTGAAGTTTTCTCCTTTGAGCTTCATACAAAAACCTCCTTACTGGAATACGGTTTTTCCGATCGTTTTCGCAAGCTCCTGGAATTGTGGACCAAAGAAGACAACAATCAAGCAGCAGATTCCAAGTGCGAGTCCAGACCAGAACTGTCCCCAATCCTCACGGGTATAGGCAACTAATGCCCGTATGACCATTATGAGCAAAACCAGAAAACCGATTTGTGATACGAGGTTTGTCGTCACTTCTTGTAAAGTGAAATTCATCTGTACATCCTCCTTATTCCATGGATTCAATGAAAAATTTATTGTTTTCAAATGAGAGCTGTAGTTTATACGTGTAAAGACTGTTCAGTGATGTTTGGTTGTTTTGGTATTGAACATCTACAATCGCTCGATAGGATGCTCTGTGGTCTTTGGCAACCTGACGGATGGTGACGCTTTGAAGGATTTGATCGTTCAACCCTCTTTCCACTTCAGCCATGAAGGGAAGTTTTTCATCACTCGTCCCATAAGAAGTGAAAAATTCGGTTAGGAACGATTGGAGTTTCTTATATTCTGAAGACGTAGGTAACTCCCCTTCCAGTTCGTTTGGTTCAGCGTTCATTGTGGTTCTCAAATCACTTTCAACCAGACGAGGATTTTGATACACAGCATATCCTTTACCGTCTGTCGTAACGGGTACAACGATCTCAACACGATTCGCTACCTTTTTCGGATCGTTTTCTTTATTGTCTCCCTCCTTCGATTCTCCCGGATTTTCAACAATTTCGTATTTAGCTATAAAATGAACATTTGCCTGATTTCTGCTGATTTGTTCTGTATCCATGTATTGAAGATCTTTTAACACTCGACTTCCTTTGAAGTCGTCCAGATTTCCTAAACGCTGGAGATCATAACCACTGACAAAATAGGTGCTGAGCGTTTCAAGACGCTTCTTACGTTCATCCTCACTTTCGGGAATCCCAAAATATTGCTGTAAGAATTGATCCGTGAAAACGACAATCGAATGGGAATGGATGAGATTGGAATCATGAACCTGATTGAGTTCTTCTTCGATCGAGTTTTCTTGTGCCTTAACTGAGTTTCGAATGGTTTGGTATTTGCTGAAAAAGATGACGTTGAATACTAAAGAGAATAGGATCACCGTGAAAAAAACGATGCTTGTGATTCGTGTGGCGGTCCTTCTGGAATAGGGAACTTTCCGTGCCCCTTTTTCCTTGTTCATCTTTTCTGATGGTTTTCGTTTACGCTTCATAACTTCACTCCCTTTTGAGGATGTAAAAGAGTTAAGCTTTCAACGGATGTCGGATGTATATGATTTGGGGTTCTAAGATATCTTTTGCCGCTTTTCGGGCGATGATAAATTGCCCTGTTCGAAGATCGCGAATTTCATCGGGCGTGATTTTGAACTTCTGTACATTTCGCATCGTACCCATTTCTGATTTTTGATCGACACGTTTCAAGCGTCCGGCCTGCTCTTTCGTCTGTATCGTTAAATCAATATCCTTGAATGTGCCCAGTGTGTTGGCCCAAGCCTCCACTTCCTTCGGGCTATTCGTTTGACCGATGGCGAAGGTGTTGGTGTTTCCAATAACCTGTTTGGCTAGTACCGGATCCACCTTTTCTAGATCCGCTATCGTTTGGGTTGCGATGATACAATGGAAACCACCGGACCGTGACTTGTTGACGGTATCGACAATCTTGTCATTCGCATAGACGGAAAACTCATCGTAGATGGCGAGCAACGGCTTGTCGTTCATCTGCTTCCGGTTTCGGTATGACACGAGGTAGTTCAAATCCAGAATCAAAAACCTTGCGATGATTTTGATGAACGTGTTGTAAATCAAGCCGTCAAAGCTGACAAACAGCGCTTTTTTCTGATCACTCACCTGGATCAAATCGAGACCGTTTTCGTTTTCTTCGAACAGGTGACCCAGTTCGCTGTCCAAAAGAAGATAGAGCTGAGTACGGACCGACGATGCATTCGTAAACAAATACATCTCCCCGTCTTCTTCGTGCTCATAACGTTCGAAAAACCGCAGGTAATGTTTCTTTGCACGTTCACTTCTGACTTTTTTCGTCATTTTTTCTTTTACAGCTGTTTCAGTTGTTCCTGTATCTTTATTGGACTCCTCTAAAAAGGATGAGTATAACGCTTTCTCTCCTTGTACCTTCTCATCGTCAACTGTTTGGACTTCAACCACGTCTGCCTGTAAGACCTTCTTGATTTCGTTAGGGTTCAAGTATTTTGCAAACGTCCATAGATCCCGTTTGAAACCATAATCATCGATAAACTGGATAATGGCTTGCACCAGGGAAGTCGAGATTTCCGTATAGTAATGACTTTCTGTTGCAATTAATTGTTCGAGCTTATCTTTGATGACCGTCGCATTCCCGTACCGAAGTGGGTTATAGGTAAGCTCCCCCTCATCCGAAAAAACTTCCAGCGTTTTCCCGTTACGATCGCATAATGCTCGGACATCGTCGATACTCTCTGCGGAACCTTTGCCGTCTATGAAAATAAAAGGGTAGTTTTTGAGTAACGCATACTCGATATAATTCAGAAGCAGAACCGTTTTCCCTCCACCAGTCGTTGCCGGAACGAACATATGCTGGTTGACTTCTTTGAAATCCATGTAATAGGGCTGTCCAGTCTCCGTTATCCCGATTAATAATCGGTCGGTTTTCCCTTTCGCGAAGTCCTCCCGCCATTTCTGTTGGGTTTGCTGGGTTAGCCGGAATCGCTGCTCATACGTTATTCGGAATACGGTAGATTGCTTCAAAGCGTCTCGTTTTGCTTCTTTGGAATGGACTCGTCTCGATCGGAAGTAGTCCGTCAAAACCGACCAGAGATAAGCTATTACTAAACCTCCGCTTGCGTAAAGGACGTATGAAGCAGCACTGAATTCTACAGGTTTGTGGACCAAAGAGGTCAACCAGGAGAAATCGACTGGTAATACCTCATAGAGAGCAAAATAACTTTCAGGCTGATTTATGATCACAAATGTGAAAACAAGTAACCCCAAAATCGATAAGGTTAAATGGACGTTGGGTCTATTGATCAAGCGTGTGATAACATAGAACGGTAATGAAAAGAGAAAGAGTGGGAAGATCAACAATACTGCAAGTAATAAACCGATTCCAAAGGCGAATTCCTTGCTCACTTCTTCATTGCTTTTGGCCAATGGCAAGCAACCTCCCAATCAGGTCCAGTTGCAGCATGTTTGATTCCACCCCAGCACGTTTCGCGTGGGTAATGACGGTCTTTTTGATTTGGTCCGTTTCACATAAGTAACGAACCCTGCTGTACCGTCCCTTCATAATTTCATCTTGATACCGTTTCATTTTTTCCAAGTACCGTTTTGCGGATTTTTGGGTCAATTCGACTTCGTAGGCGATCCGCCGTTCCCCTTCCATGATGACGAAATCAGGGATCCGATCAGCGACCTGTTTTAGTTTAGTTGGATTCTTTCGTTCGTTTTTCGTAAAATTCTGATCGAGGTACTCGCTTCTAAGTTCCCGTTCAGTCAAGAAATGGAGTTTTTGATTCTTCTCGTTGGTGAGCTTCTTGAAGGTTAACAGACAATCATTCATGAGCATTTGGTGTTTCAATTGGCTGAGGTTGATCTTGGTGAATGCCGTCAATGGACTGCCGAGATAGTCGACACCCCGGGGGCGGACGGCAAGAATAAGAGTGTAACCGATTTTCTTTTCCGTGATGAAGCCGAGTGAAAGGAGTTTCTTTTTGGTGTTGTAGACCGTTACGTGAGAGATGTCCCCTTCCAAAAAGTCGACGAGTTGAGTAGATGTAATGACACCGAACCGATTAATCACTTTCAGGATGCGTTCCTGCTTCACTGCAAGTAGGTTCGATTGGCTGGCTTCCAATTGTAGACAACCTCCTCACTCTTCTGAATTTTTCTAATTTTCACTTTAAAGAAAAAATTATGCTTGTATATTATCACTCTCCAAAATCAAAAACAACCGTTCGCATAAAAACTTTACAAAAGGCATCTGCGCCGCCGTGGTACGTTGACCTCACACAGAGTGATGTTGTCTGTGTGAGGTCAACGTATATTCGCAGCGATAGCGAAGAATAAACAAGGCGCAGATACCTTATCATTGTTGGGAAAACATCTGCTCACCTTTAATAAAAAACATCCCTAAATTAAACAGTTTTTAAAGCTCTTTTAAACACTTAAGAATGATCGTTTTAACCTACTTCCGTAGTGAATTGGATTCATTTACACTTATTGGTAATATTATCCTTATATAAATGATTTTTAGTTAGTTGCTGTTCGCTTTACCAACTGGATTGTACTTCCCCTCATCCAATTGCTTTTTTACAATGCTCGCCATGAATGCCCATGCCGAGGATTGCAGCTTTTCTTTTTCAGCTAATGGACCTTTGACAATCGTGACTTCGAACTGCTTTCCGGCTTTTGTCATATGAGCACTCCTTTTATCAGGTTCCATTTTGCTGTTTTAGCAAAAAGTTTTTTTAAAAATTATAGTACCTTTCCTAACCCAAACGCTGGTTTAACACTTTTTTATTCCCCTGGATAAGAACGGTGTAATGGCTACACATTTCATAGATGCGTGTTCCCAGAGCTTCGTCGACAGATTCCAATTCATCTACAGTCAACTCAGAGGAAACTAATATGGGCAGATGGTTTAAGTAGCGATAATTGACTAAGGCATACATTCTTTCAATTTGCCATTCAGTAGCCCTCGGCTTCCGGTTTCGTCCAATTGGTTTGAAGAGATCATCGATAAACAGAACATCCACCTTCTTCATTCGCTCCATTTTCTCTTCCAGTATTTCAAAATCGTCCTTTAAGTCATCAAACCCTTCCACATACGGAAAGTAAAGTACAGAGACCTGCTTCTCCACCATCAAGTGGTTGGAGATCGCCGTTAGTAAATGGGTTTTCCCACTACCGGGTTGTCCCAATAAAGCAATACTGTTGGCTCTTGTATCCCGAATTTCTGTGAAGTCCAGAATATACTCTTGTGCACATTGCAGCGCATCTTTGATCATTGGATGCTTCCCTTCCGTGACAAAGTTTTCAAACGTATTTTTTCGGAAAGCTTCGGTAATTTCAGAGGAAAGGAGCAATTGTTCAACGTTCTTTTGTTTTACACAGCTACACCGTTCCGAGTAACAATCGTGCCATTGCCAAGCCTGTTCGGGACAGCATACACTCCCTGAAAGGTAGTCCTTTTCAGGAACCTTACTGGCTGGAAACCTGAAATGTGATCGTTCATCCCAATGCCATTCTGTATCTTTGTGAACCCGGTAAAAGATAATGCCTTTATCTTCGCATATCGGACATTCATGAGCTTCCTCTCCTTCGGATCCGTCCGGTTTGTCCTCCAGTGATTGAAGATGTCTCTGAC from Pseudalkalibacillus sp. SCS-8 includes the following:
- a CDS encoding conjugal transfer protein, with translation MKLKGENFTPEYKYPIKIYRIGSIEFANGLEVRKMIFSFVLAILLVIGFVMIGVQGDHNLLGFVAKNWLILITVIPGIITFVVFNLQYDNKKFIPFLKGRVRFYRTKETSYEHFIEVASEQMGKEMVFEPHMKAGEDE
- a CDS encoding DnaA ATPase domain-containing protein, whose translation is MEDKPDGSEGEEAHECPICEDKGIIFYRVHKDTEWHWDERSHFRFPASKVPEKDYLSGSVCCPEQAWQWHDCYSERCSCVKQKNVEQLLLSSEITEAFRKNTFENFVTEGKHPMIKDALQCAQEYILDFTEIRDTRANSIALLGQPGSGKTHLLTAISNHLMVEKQVSVLYFPYVEGFDDLKDDFEILEEKMERMKKVDVLFIDDLFKPIGRNRKPRATEWQIERMYALVNYRYLNHLPILVSSELTVDELESVDEALGTRIYEMCSHYTVLIQGNKKVLNQRLG
- a CDS encoding TraM recognition domain-containing protein; its protein translation is MAKSNEEVSKEFAFGIGLLLAVLLIFPLFLFSLPFYVITRLINRPNVHLTLSILGLLVFTFVIINQPESYFALYEVLPVDFSWLTSLVHKPVEFSAASYVLYASGGLVIAYLWSVLTDYFRSRRVHSKEAKRDALKQSTVFRITYEQRFRLTQQTQQKWREDFAKGKTDRLLIGITETGQPYYMDFKEVNQHMFVPATTGGGKTVLLLNYIEYALLKNYPFIFIDGKGSAESIDDVRALCDRNGKTLEVFSDEGELTYNPLRYGNATVIKDKLEQLIATESHYYTEISTSLVQAIIQFIDDYGFKRDLWTFAKYLNPNEIKKVLQADVVEVQTVDDEKVQGEKALYSSFLEESNKDTGTTETAVKEKMTKKVRSERAKKHYLRFFERYEHEEDGEMYLFTNASSVRTQLYLLLDSELGHLFEENENGLDLIQVSDQKKALFVSFDGLIYNTFIKIIARFLILDLNYLVSYRNRKQMNDKPLLAIYDEFSVYANDKIVDTVNKSRSGGFHCIIATQTIADLEKVDPVLAKQVIGNTNTFAIGQTNSPKEVEAWANTLGTFKDIDLTIQTKEQAGRLKRVDQKSEMGTMRNVQKFKITPDEIRDLRTGQFIIARKAAKDILEPQIIYIRHPLKA
- a CDS encoding conjugal transfer protein, coding for MKRKRKPSEKMNKEKGARKVPYSRRTATRITSIVFFTVILFSLVFNVIFFSKYQTIRNSVKAQENSIEEELNQVHDSNLIHSHSIVVFTDQFLQQYFGIPESEDERKKRLETLSTYFVSGYDLQRLGNLDDFKGSRVLKDLQYMDTEQISRNQANVHFIAKYEIVENPGESKEGDNKENDPKKVANRVEIVVPVTTDGKGYAVYQNPRLVESDLRTTMNAEPNELEGELPTSSEYKKLQSFLTEFFTSYGTSDEKLPFMAEVERGLNDQILQSVTIRQVAKDHRASYRAIVDVQYQNNQTSLNSLYTYKLQLSFENNKFFIESME